GTGCTGCGCCATGTCGTAATAGTCCTGGGTCGCCTGCACCAGATCACGCTGGGCCTGGAGTTGTTGCTGGTAGGTCTGGCGTGCCGCGAGTCCGTCGGACACTTCCTGGAAGGCTGTCTGAATGGTCTTTTCGTACTCGGCGACGCTGATGTCTTTCTGCAATTTCGCGTAATCCAGACTGGCGCGCAGGCTGCCGGCGTTGAAGATCGGCAGGCTGATCTGCGGCTGGAAGGTCCAGGCACCGGAGCCGCCCTTGAACAGCCCTGACAGGTCGCGACTGGACGTGCCGGCGTTGGCGGTCAGGCTGACACTGGGAAAGAACGCCGCCCGGGCCGCGCCAATATTGGCATTGGCCGCCTTGAGCTTGTATTCGGCCTGGAGAATATCCGGCCGGCGCTGCAGCAGATCCGACGGCAATCCGGCCGGTACTTGCGCCACCAGATCACTGTCCAGCGGACGTGCCGGCAGGGTTTCGGAGACTGGCGCGCCGACCAGCAGCGTCAGGCTGTTCAAGTCCTGGGCGACCTGGCGTTGATAGCGGGCGAGGCTGGCGCGGGTGCTGTCGACGCTGGTCTGCGCCTGGATCTGATCCAGCGCCGAAGACTTGCCGGCCTCGCGGTTGCGTGTGGTCAGGCGCAGGCTTTTCTCGTCGGCGGCGAGGGTTTCGCGAGTCAGGGCCAGCAGCTCCTGGTCGGCGCGCCAGGTCAGGTAGGCATTGGCGACGTTGGCCACCAGGCTCAGTTGTGCACTGCGCCGGGCCTCTTCGGTGGCCAGCCAGCTCATCAACGCCTGATCACTGAGGCTGCGAACCCGGCCGAAGAAATCCAGTTCGTAGGCGCTGATGCCAAGGTTGGCGGAGTAGGTCGACGTGATCGCCGCTTTGGTTTTGGTCACGCTCGCCGGCACCCGCTGGCGCAGTTCGTTGGCATTGGCCGAGACCGCCGGCAGCAGATCGGCGCGCTGAATGCGGTACTTGGCCTGGAACGCCTCGACGTTCAGCGCGGCGACTCTCAAGTCGCGGTTGTTGACCAACGCGCTTTCAATCAGTTGCTGCAACGCCGGGTCATTGAACAATCCGCGCCAGTCCTCGACCGCGGTGGTGGCCTGGGTTGGCGCAGGGTAGGCGGGGCCTTTTGGATACTGCGCCGCACTGGGCGACGCGGGTTGCTGATAGTCGGGAATCAGCGAGCAGCCGCCCATCAGCAACGCCATGGACAGCAGAGAGATCGGCAACCTGGACATCAAACAGCCTCGTTCACGAATGAGAGCGGGCGCCGGGCGCCCATGATGAGAAAACCGCCGGATCAGGCCCCGGCCATCCATTTCGCCAGACCGTGACGCCCACTGACCCCGAGCTTGGCGGCCGCGCGCTTGAGGTAGGTCTCGACCGAGCTGTTCTTGACCCGCAACCGCTCGGCCATCTGCGGCACGGTGCCGCCGGTCAACAAGCCCAGGCAGACTTCCTTCTCGCGCACTGACAAGGTGATGTCGCCCAGCGCCAGGCGTTCGTCGAACACCTGTTGCAACGATGTCTGTTCTTGATCGGCCTGGAGTGGGCGCGGTTGTCGGGCGACGATTTGCCGACGGATCTGCGCGTGACGTTCGATCAACGGCAGCAGGGTGTCGGACAGGCTCTTGAGAAACGACAGCTCCGGCAGGGAAAACACCCGGTGCGTGTGAGGGCGGCAGAACGAGATGACACAGCGGCGGTTGGAGGTGCGTGACACCAGATTGCATTGATGGACGCTGTGGTGCGGATGTCGTTGCTGCAGCGAGGCTTTGAGTTGAATCAGCAGCGAGTCATTCATCTCGATCATCTTCTGCAACAGCGGATGATCGTCCTGACATTGCAGGGGATCCGGGGGCGGGAAGGTATCCGGCAAACCGGCGCTGCCCAATGCCTTGATCTCGACCACGCTGGCCTCGCGCTCGTCGAGTGTCCATTCGCTGAGATCCACCCGGTTGACCGGCACCAGGGTGTCGACCAACTGGAACATGTTCGTGGCGAAACGCTCGTTCCCCGTGCTGGCGATCAACTCGCCCAGCTGCCAATAGAAGTGCGGGTTGTCCATGTTGCGAAGACTGCCGGTCAGATTCATATCCTTGTCATCCTTGATTTAAAGCCCTTGCCGAATCGTCTGCCGTGCATGCACCTGTGAAGCCGCCACCCAATCATTTCTCCTTGAAATCGATCTGGAGCGGGATTTAAGCCTATGCATTTGTCCTACGTCTGTAGGGGAAAACGGGGACACAAAGTGCCACTATTTCCGGATTAATGGCGCCACGTTTCTGTCAGATTAATGTGTAAGGCTTCGTAGTCCTTGATTGTACGGTCTAGTGGGAACCCCGAAATTCGGGGCTCTGACCGCCGCGTCCCACAATTGCGAGGCGCTAGTCGGTAGCAGCGTGTGGCGATTGTCCTACAGGATTTTCAGTCATTTCTTTCCGAACTTTTGGGGTTATGGCTGACTTATCCGAGGCTGATGGCCCACAGGGCAGGGCAAAGAGGGGGGAGTTGTCCGGGTTTCACGTGTCATGCGGGTTTCGGGGCCGATGCTTGAATACGCGCCAAATCACATGAGACGGATCTTATGAACCAATTTGCTGCCGATGCGGCGGACGGTCTGTCCGCGATTTCCGAGGCCTTCCCGCTGACTGCCGCCCAGAGCGACATCTGGCTTGATCAACTGCGTCAGGGGGATTCACCGCTGTACAACATCGGTGGTTATGTAGAGCT
The sequence above is a segment of the Pseudomonas sp. HS6 genome. Coding sequences within it:
- a CDS encoding efflux transporter outer membrane subunit; its protein translation is MSRLPISLLSMALLMGGCSLIPDYQQPASPSAAQYPKGPAYPAPTQATTAVEDWRGLFNDPALQQLIESALVNNRDLRVAALNVEAFQAKYRIQRADLLPAVSANANELRQRVPASVTKTKAAITSTYSANLGISAYELDFFGRVRSLSDQALMSWLATEEARRSAQLSLVANVANAYLTWRADQELLALTRETLAADEKSLRLTTRNREAGKSSALDQIQAQTSVDSTRASLARYQRQVAQDLNSLTLLVGAPVSETLPARPLDSDLVAQVPAGLPSDLLQRRPDILQAEYKLKAANANIGAARAAFFPSVSLTANAGTSSRDLSGLFKGGSGAWTFQPQISLPIFNAGSLRASLDYAKLQKDISVAEYEKTIQTAFQEVSDGLAARQTYQQQLQAQRDLVQATQDYYDMAQHRYQTGVDSSLTFLDAQRSLFSSQQGLITDRLAQLVAQVNLYTALGGSWSPVEPSPQ
- a CDS encoding helix-turn-helix transcriptional regulator, which translates into the protein MNLTGSLRNMDNPHFYWQLGELIASTGNERFATNMFQLVDTLVPVNRVDLSEWTLDEREASVVEIKALGSAGLPDTFPPPDPLQCQDDHPLLQKMIEMNDSLLIQLKASLQQRHPHHSVHQCNLVSRTSNRRCVISFCRPHTHRVFSLPELSFLKSLSDTLLPLIERHAQIRRQIVARQPRPLQADQEQTSLQQVFDERLALGDITLSVREKEVCLGLLTGGTVPQMAERLRVKNSSVETYLKRAAAKLGVSGRHGLAKWMAGA